A single genomic interval of Nostoc commune NIES-4072 harbors:
- a CDS encoding fasciclin domain-containing protein, with translation MADLVETAINAGNFNTLVKAAEAANFIETLKSPGSFTLFAPTDEAFANLPEGTLESLLQDIPKLQKIVAYHIASGDVRSDDLVQINEAETLEGSIIAIESANGKFKINNANVIKTDILTDNGVIHIIDAVLMPAMVAGR, from the coding sequence ATGGCTGACCTTGTGGAAACTGCTATCAACGCGGGAAACTTCAATACCCTGGTAAAGGCTGCTGAAGCTGCAAATTTCATAGAGACTCTAAAAAGTCCTGGTTCTTTTACATTATTTGCACCAACTGACGAAGCCTTTGCCAATCTGCCAGAGGGAACCTTAGAATCTTTACTACAAGATATCCCTAAGCTCCAGAAAATTGTCGCATATCATATCGCTAGTGGGGATGTTCGGTCTGATGATTTAGTACAGATTAATGAGGCAGAAACGCTTGAAGGGTCAATTATCGCTATTGAATCCGCCAATGGTAAATTTAAGATAAATAACGCCAATGTCATCAAAACAGACATTTTGACAGACAATGGCGTGATCCACATTATTGATGCAGTGTTGATGCCTGCAATGGTTGCCGGAAGGTAA
- a CDS encoding glycoside hydrolase family 13 protein → MQIQTPDWVKHAVFYQIFPDRFARSKQPRKRLLREARWEDWDSMPTLQGYKGGDLWGIMEGLDYIQDLGINAIYFTPIFQSASNHRYHTHDYYQVDPMLGGNAAFKELLDAAHQRNIKVVLDGVFNHSSRGFFFFHDVLENGPHSPWVNWFKIEGWPLSPYNGEFPANYLGWAGNRALPEFNHDNPEVREYIMEIAEYWIKFGIDGWRLDVPFEIKTPGFWQEFRDRVKAVNPEAYIVGEVWGDSREWLDGTQFDGVMNYLFTGPTIAFTAGDRVVLEQVQSRDYQPYPPLFATEYATKIQEVLQLYPWEIQLTQLNLLASHDTARLMTIAGGDIGSIELSTLLLLTFPGAPSIYYGDEVGLPGAIDPDSRRGFPLESNWNQEIFNTHRQLIALRHTYPALRTGDYQVLHAQGQIYIFARTLGTEELIIAVNAGTSSATANADVVSLRTQPNKLLFGTAEVEWNSEGETQQLSLTVPARSGCILGVGSGE, encoded by the coding sequence ATGCAAATTCAAACACCAGACTGGGTAAAGCACGCGGTTTTCTACCAAATCTTCCCAGATCGCTTTGCCAGAAGCAAACAGCCGCGCAAACGTTTGCTGCGTGAAGCCCGTTGGGAAGATTGGGACTCTATGCCAACACTCCAGGGTTATAAAGGCGGCGACTTATGGGGCATCATGGAGGGTTTAGACTACATCCAGGATTTAGGAATTAACGCGATTTACTTTACACCCATTTTTCAATCCGCTAGCAATCATCGCTATCATACCCACGATTATTACCAAGTTGACCCGATGTTAGGGGGCAACGCGGCTTTTAAGGAATTGCTTGATGCAGCCCATCAACGGAATATCAAAGTTGTTCTAGATGGCGTATTTAACCATTCCAGCCGTGGTTTTTTCTTCTTCCATGATGTTTTAGAGAATGGCCCCCATTCGCCTTGGGTAAATTGGTTCAAAATTGAAGGCTGGCCCCTTTCACCATACAATGGGGAATTCCCTGCAAATTACTTAGGTTGGGCAGGAAATCGTGCTTTACCAGAATTTAACCACGACAACCCAGAAGTGCGGGAATATATTATGGAAATTGCCGAATATTGGATAAAATTCGGCATTGATGGTTGGCGATTAGATGTACCATTTGAAATAAAAACACCTGGATTTTGGCAGGAATTCCGCGATCGCGTCAAAGCAGTCAATCCCGAAGCTTACATTGTGGGCGAAGTGTGGGGAGATTCCCGCGAGTGGTTGGATGGAACGCAATTTGACGGCGTGATGAATTATCTATTTACTGGGCCGACAATTGCTTTTACAGCAGGCGATCGCGTAGTCTTAGAACAAGTCCAAAGCCGCGACTATCAACCCTACCCACCCTTATTTGCCACCGAGTACGCCACCAAAATCCAAGAAGTACTGCAACTTTACCCTTGGGAAATTCAGCTAACTCAACTCAATTTGCTAGCAAGTCACGATACAGCCCGATTGATGACAATTGCAGGCGGTGATATAGGTAGTATAGAATTGTCAACTTTACTGCTCCTCACCTTTCCCGGTGCGCCCAGCATCTACTATGGTGATGAAGTTGGTTTACCTGGTGCAATAGATCCAGACTCACGGCGTGGCTTTCCTTTAGAGAGTAATTGGAATCAAGAAATTTTCAATACTCATCGTCAATTAATTGCCCTACGCCACACATACCCAGCCTTGCGTACAGGTGATTACCAAGTTCTCCATGCTCAAGGACAAATTTATATCTTTGCGCGAACTTTAGGAACAGAGGAATTAATAATTGCCGTCAACGCTGGCACAAGTTCAGCAACAGCCAATGCAGATGTCGTTAGTTTACGTACTCAACCCAACAAGCTGTTGTTTGGTACTGCTGAAGTTGAGTGGAATAGTGAAGGAGAAACTCAGCAGTTATCATTGACTGTTCCCGCACGTAGTGGGTGCATTCTGGGAGTAGGGAGTGGGGAGTAG